ACGAAGGGCATCAGACCAAGTCCTCCGTTCCGGACCGGCGGATATAGACGGTGACCATGATCAGGATCGCGGCCATCAGGATGAAGGAGAGCGCCGCCGCCGTCGGGTAGTCCAGGATGCGCAGGAACTGCGTCTGGATGACGTTGCCGACCATGCGGGTGTCGGTGGAGCCGAGCAGGTCCGCGTTGACGTAGTCACCGGCGGCGGGGATGAAGGTGAGCAGCGTGCCGGAGACGACACCCGGCATGGAGAGCGGGAACGTCACCTTGCGGAAGGTGGTGGCGGGCGAGGCGTACAGGTCGCCCGCCGCCTCGTGCAGCCGGCCGTCGATGCGCTCCAGCGAGGTGTAGAGCGGCAGGATCATGAACGGCAGGAAGTTGTACGTGAGTCCGCAGATCACGGCGAGCGGGGTCGCGAGGACGCGGTCGCCGTCCGTCATGCCGATCCAGCTCGTGACGTCCAGGATGTGCAGGGCGTTCAGCGTGCTGACGACCGGGCCGCTGTCGGAAAGGATCGTCTTCCAGGCCAGCGTGCGGATCAGGAAGCTGGTGAAGAACGGCGCGATGACGAGGATGAGGACGACGTTGCGCCAGCGTCCCGCGCGGAAGGCGATGAGGTAGGCCAGCGGGTAGCCGAGCGCCAGGCACAGGATCGTGGCGGCGCCCGCGTAGAGCACCGAGCGCAGGAACTGCGGCCAGTAGTCGGCGAGCGCGTCCCAGTAGGTCGCGAAGTGCCAGGTGACCTTGAAGCCGTCCTCCAGGGAACCCGTCTGGATCGACGTGGACGCCTGGTAGACCATCGGCAGGGCGAAGAAGACGACCAGCCACAGCAAGCCGGGCAGCAGCAGCCAGTACGGGACGAGGCGGCCGCGCTTGCGCGGCGGGCGCGCGGTCTTGCCGGCCGGCGCCGCGGGAGTGTCGGTGACGGTCGTCATGCGGCGGCGTCCTCCTCGACCTTCGCGGCGCCCGCCTCGATGTCCTGGGCGGCGTCGAGGCCGAACGTGTGCGCGGGGTTCCAGTGCAGGACGACCTCGGCGCCGGGGGTGAGCCGGGTGTCGCGTTCGATGTTCTGGGCGTAGACCTCGAAGGCGTCGCAGAGCGGGCTGTCGACGACGTACTGCGTGGAGACGCCGATGAAGCTGCTGTCGGCGACGCGGCCGGTGATGCGGTTGCGGCCGTCGGGTATGGAGCCCGCGTCATCGGCGTGGGTGAGGGAGATCTTCTCGGGGCGCACACCGACGAGGACCTTCCCGCCGGTGGTGGTGGCGGCCGTACAGCGGGCGGCGGGCAGGACGAGCTTGCCGTCGCCGGCCTTCAGGGTGAGGTCCTCGCCGCTGCGGCCGGCGACCTCGGCCTCGATGAAGTTGGACGTGCCGAGGAAGTTGGCGACGAACGTGGACCCCGGGTTCTCGTACAGGTCCGCCGGAGCGCCCAGCTGTTCGACGCGGCCCGCGTTCATCACGGCGACCGTGTCGGCCATGGTCATGGCCTCCTCCTGGTCGTGCGTGACGTGGATGAACGTGATGCCCACCTCGGTCTGGATGCGCTTGAGTTCGAGCTGCATCTGGCGGCGCAGCTTGAGGTCGAGGGCGCCGAGCGGCTCGTCGAGGAGCAGCACCTTGGGGTGGTTGATCAGGGCGCGCGCCACGGCGACGCGCTGCTGCTGGCCGCCGGAGAGCTGGTGCGGCTTCTTGCGGGCCTGCTCGCCGAGCTGGACCAGGTCGAGCATCTCCCCGACCTGCTTCTTCACGGACTTGATGCCGCGGCGGCGCAGGCCGAAGGCGACGTTCTCGAAGATGTCGAGGTGCGGGAAGAGCGCGTACGACTGGAAGACGGTGTTCACCGGGCGCTTGTAGGGGGGCAGCGCGGTGACGTCCTGGTCGCCGAGCAGGACCGTGCCGGAGCTGGGCTCCTCGAGCCCGGCGATCATCCGCAGGGTCGTGGTCTTGCCGCAGCCCGAGGCGCCGAGGAGGGCGAAGAAGGAGCCCTGCGGCACGGTCAGGTCCAGCGGCTGGACGGCGGTGAAGGAGCCGTAGGTCTTGCTGATCCCGGCAAGGCGGACGTCGCCGCCGTTTTCTGTCGTCATGGTGCAGTCCAAGGAGTCGAGGGGCAGGGGGCTCGGTGCTGCGGGTCTCACGCGCCGGTGAGCTGGGCGAACTTCTCTTCGAACGCCTTCTCTTCCTTGGAGGTGAGAGAGCGGAAACCGTGCGCCTTGGCACCCATGGTCTTGTCGGGAACGATCAGCGGGTCGTTCGCGATGCTCTTGTCGATCTTGGCCAGTTCGGGCTTCACTCCGTCGACGGGCGTCACGTAGTTGATCCAGGCGGCGAGTTCGGCGGCGACCGGCAGCTCGTAGTAGTAGTCCATGAGCTTCTCGGCGTTCGTCTTGTGACGGGCCCTGTTGGGGATCAGCATGTTGTCCGTCGACGAGATGTAACCGGCGTCGGGGATATGGAACTTGACGTCCGGGTTGTCCGCCTGGAGCTGGACGATGTCGCCCGCCCAGGCGAGACAGGCCGCGAGGTCCCCCTTGCTCAGGTCGGCGATGTAGTCGTTGCCGGTGAAGCGGCGGACCTGCTTGCTGTCGACACCCTTCTGCATCCGGGCTATCGCCGCGTCGAAGTCGTCGGACGTGAAGGTGCCCGGGTCCTTGCCCATGTCGAGCAGGGTCATGCCGACGCTGTCGCGCATCTCGGAGAGCAGGCCGACCCTGCCCTTGAGCTTGGGGTCGTCGAGCAGCTGCGAGACGGAGGTGACCTCCCTGCCGTTCGTGGCCTTGGCGTTGTACGCGATGACCGTGGCGATGCCCTGCCACGGGTACGAGTAGGCACGGCCCGGGTCCCAGTCGGGGCTGCGGAACTGGGCGGACAGATTCGCGTACGCATGGGGCAGGTTGGCCGGGTCGAGCTTCTGCACCCAGCCGAAGCGGATCAGCCGCGAGGCCAGCCAGTCGGTGAGGACGATGATGTCCCGGCCGGTGTCCTGGCCCGCCGCGAGCTGCGGCTTGATCTTGCCGAAGAACTCGACGTTGTCGTTGATGTCCTCGGTGTACTTGACCCTGATCCCGGTGCGCTTGGTGAACGCGTCCAGGGAGGGCCGGTGCTTCTCGTCGTCGCTGAGGTCGATGTACTCCGTCCAGTTGGAGAAGTTGACGACCTGCTCCTTGGCCGAGTGGTCCTCCGACGAGACGCCGCCCTGGCCCTTGCTCGCCGCGGGAATGCCGCAGGCGCTCAGCGACCCGATCCCGCCGACGGCTAGCGCGCCGCCCGCGGAGGCGCGCAGCAGCGAGCGGCGGGTCATGGCTGCCCTGCCGTTGCGGAAACTGCGCCGCATTGCGGCGAGTTGTGCCGAGGACAGGCTTTCGGGCTCGTACTGCTCCATGCGCGTGGGTGCCCTTTCGGGAGAGATGGCCGCCCTCGCGGGCGGCCGGCCGGCTGACTATCAGTCCCCGAAGATCGTGCGGTGCCAGGCCTTGCGGGCGACCGCGGTGTTGTCGAACATGACGTGCTTGATCTGCGTGTACTCCTCGAAGGAGTAGGCAGACATGTCCTTGCCGAAGCCGGACGCCTTGTAACCGCCGTGCGGCATCTCGCTGAGGATCGGGATGTGGTCGTTGACCCAGACACAGCCCGCCTTGATGTCGCGGGTGGCGCGGTTGGCACGGAACACGTCCCTGGTCCAGGCCGACGCGGCCAGGCCGTAGGGGGTGTCGTTGGCGAGGCGGATGCCCTCGTCGTCGCTGTCGAAGGGCAGGACCACGAGCACCGGGCCGAAGATCTCGGCCTGGACGATCTCGCTGTCCTGGGCGGCGTCCGCGACGAGGGTCGGCCGGTAGTACGCGCCCTGCTCGAGGTCGCCCCGGGGGATGACGCCGCCGGCGACCACGCGCGCGTAGGAGCGGGCCCGGTCGACGAATCCTGCGACGCGGTCGCGCTGGGCGTGCGAGATCAGCGGGCCGAGATCGGTGTCCGGCGCGAACGGGTCGCCGACCCGGACGCTCTCCATGAGGTCCGCCACGCCCTGCACGAAGGCGTCGTAGAGGGGGCGCTGCACGTACGCGCGCGTGGCGGCGGTGCAGTCCTGGCCCGTGTTGATCAGGGCGCCCGCGACCGCGCCGTGCACGGCGGCCTCCAGGTCGGCGTCGTCGAAGACGACGAACGGCGCCTTGCCGCCGAGCTCCAGATGCAGCCGCTTCACGGTGGAGGTGGCGATCTCGGCGACGCGCTTGCCGACGCCCGTCGACCCGGTGAAGGAGGTCATGGCGACGTCGGGGTGCCCGACGAGGTGCTCGCCGGCGTCCCTGCCCGCGCCCGTGACGATGTTGACGACACCGTCGGGGATGCCCGCCTCGGTCGCGGCCTGCGCGAACAGGAGGGAGGTGAGCGGGGTCAGCTCGGCGGGCTTGAGCACGATGGTGTTGCCCGCGGCGATCGCCGGAAGGACCTTCCAGGCGGCCATCTGGAGCGGGTAGTTCCAGGGAGCGATGGACCCGACGACACCGATGGGCTCGCGCCGCACGTACGAGGTGTGGTCGCCGCTGTACTCGCCGGCGGACTGGCCCTGGAGGTGCCGGGCGGCGCCCGCGAAGAACGCGGTGTTGTCGACGGTCCCGGGGACGTCGAACTCGCGGCTCAGCTTGAGGGGCTTGCCGCACTGCAGGGACTCGGCCTGGGCGAGGTCCTCGGCGCGCTCGGCCAGGACGCCCGCGAAGCGGTGCATCGCGTCGGAACGCTCGCCCGGCGTGGCGCCGGCCCAGCCGGGGAAGGCCTCGCGGGCCGCGGTCACGGCGGCGTCGACGTCTTCGGTGCCGGCCAGCTCGTACGTGTAGACGTCCTGGCCCGTGGCCGGGTCGACGACTGCGTGGGTGCGACCGGATGTGCCCTTGGTGAGGCGGCCCGCGATGTACTGGGCGCCTTCGGCGAACCGGTCCTGGGCCTGGAAGCGGGTGCTGTTGCCAGGGTTGTGCATTATCGCTCTCCTCCGCCGGAGCCCCGTCCTGCGGGGCCGGCGTAGCTCCAGCTCGATTTGAGTGCCGATCCTGACAGAGGCGATGTACCGCAACAAGTGATTCCGTTGTTGCCTTTTGGTTACGCGACGGAATCTGTCGACCAGGTGTCGAGTCCCCCTGAAAAACCCAGGACGGAGTGTCCGTGGTGCGTGCCAGACTCGCGTGCATGGGGAAGATCGACAAGCTTGAGGGGAACGCGCCCATCCGCGATCGGGACTCGCTGGTCAGGGCGGTGGAAGCGGGTGTACGGGTCAAGTACCTGCACTTCTGGGGGCACACACCGCGGGCCGACGGCACGGTCGGGGCGAGCTGCCTCAGTCAGTGGTGGGTCGCGCCGTTCACGGTGGACGGGGTCGAGTACGCGACGGCCGAGCACTGGATGATGGCCGCGAAGGCCCGGCTGTTCGGTGATGCCGAGGCCGAGCGCAGAGCCGTCGGGGCGGCGCATCCCTCGCAGGCCAAGAAAGCGGGGCGCCTCGTGCGCGGCTTCGACGAGGACGTCTGGGCGCGCGAGCGGTTCGGGATCGTCGTCGAGGGCAGCGTGCACAAGTTCGCGGCGCACGCGGATCTGCGGGAGTTCCTGCTCGGAACGGGCGAGCGAAGCGAGATGGGGGTCCCCCCGGCCGAAGGCTGGGGGAGCGTCCTGGTCGAGGCCAGCCCGCTCGACCGCGTGTGGGGCATCGGCCTCGCGGCCGACGCGGAGGCGGCCGCCGATCCGAGACGGTGGCGTGGCCCCAATCTGCTGGGGTTCGCGCTGATGGCGGCGCGTGAGCGGCTGGCGGACCGGGCCTGACGGCCCGGCCCCCGTTGGCGGTGTCCTACAGGGCGGCGGAGTAGCCGCTGTCGTCGCTGCTGTCGCTGCCGCTCGACGAGTCGCTGGATGCGATGACGAAGAACATCATGACCAGCGCGAGCACCAGACCGCCGATGCCGCAGATCAGTCCGGCCAGGGCCTGGCCACGGTTGGTGGCCTCGCCCCGGCTCGCCTTCGCGCGGCCGATCGCGCCGAAGATGATGGCGAGGATGCCGACGATGATCGCGATCGGCCACAGGATGAAGGCGGCGGCCGAGATGATCCCGAGCGTCAGAGCGGCGACGCCCATGCCGTTGGCGGGTTGCGGCTGCATCCCGGGCCAGCCGTAGCCGGGAACGCCGTGGGCCATCGAGGCCGGGCCGGTCGCCGCGTGCCGGCCGTAGCCGTAGTTGTAGCCGTACGGGGCGGCCGGGTAGCCGTACTGCATCTGCCCCGGCCCGTCGGGCGAGACGGGCGGCGGGGGCACGGGCTCACCGGGCGGCGCGAACGGGTTGGCCCCCGGTGCCCAGGGGGCCCCGGCCTGCGCCGCCGGATAGCCGGGGGGCATGCCGTAGGGGGCACCCGGCGGCTGGGCGTGCGGGTGCGGATGCGGGTGTTGCGCTTGGTGTGGCTGTTGAGGCTGTTGTGACCAGCGGCCGGGGGCCGTCGCGGCGCCCGGGGAGGGCGGGGCGAACGGGTTGTACGGCTCGCTGGGCGAGGCGGGTGCGGAGGGCGCGGCGAAGGGGTCCACCTGGGTTTCGGCGTGGGACGGCGGCGCGAACGGGCGCACCGGCGCCGGAGCAACCGGCCCGGCCTCCCCCTGTGCCGCGTCCCGCGGCACGGCGTCCCGCGGGCCCGTCTCCGCCGGAGCCGCCCACGGGTCCGGTTCCCGCTTCCCCAGGGACACCCTGCCCCCAGGCTGATCCCCCGACCCCCGCTCCGGCGCAGCCGCCGAACCGTGGCCGCCCTCAATGCTCTCGGCGCTCTCGGCGCCCTCTCTGCCCTCTGTGTCCTCGGACATCGCTCGCTCGTCCCCCTTCTTCTCCCACCCGGACGTCCCGACATGCTACGGCCGCCGCCAGGTCGCGGCCGTGGCACGCCTACGATGACTGCGACCCACCCGATCAGCCGATCATCCAAGTTCCTGGGGAGGAATCCGTGACCGATCTGCATGCCTTTATCGCCGGACTGCCAAAGGCAGAGCTGCATGTGCACCATGTCGGCTCGGCGTCCCCCCGGATCGTCTCCACGCTCGCGGCCCGCCACGCGGACTCCAAGGTCCCGACGGACCCCGAGGCGCTGGCCGACTACTTCACGTTCACGGACTTCGCGCACTTCATCGACGTATACCTCTCGGTCGTCGACCTCGTGCGCACGCCGGAGGACGTCCGCCTCCTCACGTTCGAGGTCGCGCGGGACATGGCCCGGCAGAACGTGCGTTACGCCGAGCTGACCATCACCCCGTACTCCTCCGTCCGCCGCGGCATCGACGAGTACGGCTTCATGGAGGCGATCGAGGACGCCCGCAAGGCGGCCGAGGCCGAGTTCGGCACCATCCTGCGCTGGTGCTTCGACATCCCCGGCGAGGCGGGGCTCGAGTCCGCCGCGGAGACCGTGCGGCTCGCGACCACCGACACGATCCGTCCGGAGGGCCTCGTCTCCTTCGGGCTCGGCGGGCCCGAAATCGGCGTGCCGCGGCCCCAGTTCAAGCCGTACTTCGACCGGGCGATCGCCGCGGGCCTGCACTCCGTGCCGCACGCCGGCGAGACCACGGGCCCCGGAACGGTCTGGGACGCCCTGGTCCACCTCGGCGCCGAACGCATCGGGCACGGCACGACGTCCGTCCAGGACCCGAAGCTCCTCGCCCACCTCGCCGAGCACCGCATCCCGCTCGAGGTCTGCCCGACGTCGAACATCGCGACGCGCGCCGTGAAGACCCTCGAGGATCACCCCATCAAGCAGTTCGTCGACGCCGGGGTCGTCGTCACCGTCAACTCCGACGACCCGCCGATGTTCGGCACGGACCTCAACAACGAGTACGCCGTCGCCGCCCGCCTCCTCGACCTCGACGAGCGGGGCGTGGCCGCGCTCGCCAGGAACGCGGTGGACGCGTCGTTCCTCGACGAGCCGGGTAAGGCCCGTATCGCCGCGGAGATCGACACGTACACGGACACGTGGCTCGCCGGGGCCTGACCGGCTGACCACAATGGGGCCATGCGTACCGTGACTGCCGTGGCCCACCGGGGCGACCCCTACCGCGTCCGTGAGAACACCCTCGCCTCCCTGCGCTCCGCGCTGGAGCAAGGGGCGGACGCGGTCGAGATCGACGTCCGTCTGACGCGCGACGGCGTGCCCGTGCTGCTGCACGACTCCACTCTCAAGCGGCTGTGGGACCACGACCGCCCGCTCTCCGCGCTCTCGTACGACGAGGTGCGCGGCCTCACCGCGGGCGGCGTGCCCACCCTCGAACAGGCCATGGAGGTACTGGCCGAGCGGCGGGTGATGGTGGACCTGCCGGGCGCGGACGCGCGCGTGGTCCGTACGGTCATCGGGGTCGTCCGGGACTGCGGCGCCGACGAGCGTGCCTACTACTGCGCGGGCGCGGAGACGATGCTGGCGGTGCGGCGCGCGGACCCGGCCGCCGAGATCGCGCTGACGTGGACGACGCTGGCCCCGCCGCGGCCCGGGGTGCTCGAAGCGGTCAGGCCGGCCTGGCTCAACTATCGTTTCCCGCTGGTCAGTCGGGAGCTGGCGGCCCATGTGCACCGCCAGGGCCTGCTGGTCTCCGCGTGGACCCCGGACACGAAGTCGGCGATGCGCCGCCTCCTCGGCCTCGGCGTCGACTCGATCACGACGAACCGCATCGACGTGCTGTGCGGGCTGCGCGGCAACTGACCGCCCGACCCGCCGCCCCTTAGGGGTGAACCCCGACAACTTCCCCTGATCCGGGGCCAGTTGACCCTGGCCGGCTCCAGGGAAGGCGCCCTCCTCACCGACGATCCGGGGCTCTCCGGGCTCCCGCAGGATGGTCGTGTCCGCAGGACCGCCTCACCTCACCCGGAGCGCCGCATGCCCGCACGCACCCGCCGTACCGTCCTTGCCTCCGCCCTCGTCCTCGGCCTCGCCGCGGGCCCGCTCGCCGTACCGGCCCTGGCGGACGCACCCGCCCGGGCGTCGGCCACGGCGGACCGCCCGGACGGAGCCGCGCTGCGCGAGGCGATCTCCGGGCTGCCGGACGCGGACGCCACTGCCGCGCTCGTGCGCGTCGGCGGCACGGACGGCGCGTGGCGCGGCAGCTCCGGCGTGCGTGACCTGGCCTCGGGCCGTGCCGCGCTCGACGGCGGCCGGTTCCGCGCGGGCTCGACGACGAAGGTCGTCACGGCGGCGGTCGTGCTCCAGCTCGCCGCCGAGCGCCGCGTGAATCTGGACGCGCCGGTGCAGCACTATCTGCCGGACCTCTTCAAGGGGAAGGGCTTCCGGCCCATATCCGTACGCCAGTTGCTGAACCACACCAGCGGCATCCAGGCCGGTGACGGCTTCGGCGACGACTTCGAGGACGCCTACGCGCACCGCTTCGACACCCTCACCCCGCAGGCCGTCGTGGCGTCGGCACTCGCGAAGGGGCCGTCGTTCGACCCGGGCGGGCAACAGGAGTACCTCAACATCAACTACACGGTTCTCGGCATGCTGATCGAGAAGGTCACGGGCCACACGTACGCGGACGAGGCCACCCGGCGCGTCCTGCGTCCCGCCGGGATGCGCGCCACGTCGTTCCCCGGCGCCGACCCCGTGATCCACGGCCCGCACAACCGCGGCTACCAGCTGGACGGCGGCCGGTTCGTCGACGTGACCGAGTGGAACCAGTCCGACCGCTGGGCGGCCGGCGACATGATCTCCACGACGGCGGACCTGGAGCGGCTGCTGCGGGCGCTCTTCGGCGGCCGCCTCGTGCCCGGGCCCCAGCTCAAGGAGATGTTCACGGTGCCGTCGGACGTGCCGGGGGCGACCATGAGCGCGGGCCTCCAGCGCCTCGAGGCCGGCGGCTCGGTGTACTGGGGCAAGTCCGGATCCCGCTACGGGTACGTGACCGGGGTCGCAGCGACCCGCGATCTGTCACGGACCGTGGTCTACTCCGTCGGCGCGACGGACGCCAAGGGCGACGCGATGAACCCCGTCGCCGAGCGCATCATCATGGCGGCGGTCAAGGGCTGACGGGCCCGCCAGTACTCCGTCCGTGCGGTGCTAGCCCGTTCGAGTGGCGCATCTCACGGGACCCCTTTAGCGTCGGAACGAGCACTACGGGGCCCAGGGCCCCCCGACCGGCCGGGAGGGTACTTTGCGGAGCAAAACACTGAAGACGACGCTCACACTCTGTGCAGCCGCGTCCCTCGCAGCAGCCATGGTTCCGGCCTCCGCCTCCGCCGCGGCGCCGAAGCCGCAGCAGAAGCACGCCGACACCGTGCTCGTCGACTGCACCTGGAAGCCACAGGTGCGGCCCACCGACTTCATGCTCGCGTGCGGGGACGGCAACAGCCTCCTCACCTCGCTCAAGTGGTCGCATTGGGGCCCGTCCACGGCGGTGGCCACGGGCACGAGCCTGGTCAACGACTGCAAGCCGTACTGCGCGGCGGGCAAGTTCCGCTCGTACCGCGTCACGGTGCGCCTCGACCGGCCGCAGTCCTGGACCAAGCACCAGGACCGCCGGCACTACTCGCGCATCACGCTCACCTATCCGCAGGGCCACCCGGACGCGTTCCACCGGGTCGTGACCACGCCGCTGTGGAACTGACCGCGCCGGAACCGGCCGGCCCCCTCACAGCCCCGCGATCGCGTTCCACCGCTTGGCGAATTCCGGGCGTTCCTTCGACGTGATGTCGCGCGCGATGGCGAGCCGCGCGCGCATCGTGTCGTCGGGGAAGATCAGCGGGTCCTCGGCGAGGGCCGCGGTGTCCTTGTCCTTGGAGTCGGCGAGGATCTCGCGGGCGGCCGGCACGGGGCTCACGTAGTTGACCCAGGTGGCCAGCTCGGCGGCGACCTCCGGCCGGTAGTAGAAGTCGATGAGGCGCTCGGCGTTGCGCTTGTGGTCGGCGAGGTTGGGGATCATCAGCGACTCGGCCCACAGCTCGCCGCCCTCCTCCGGCACGACGAACTCGATGTCCGGGTCGTCGGCCTGGAGCTGGATGACGTCACCGCTGTAGGCCTGGCAGGCGAGGACGTCGCCGCTGGAGAGGTCCTTGATGTAGTCGTTGCCGGTGAAGCGGCGGATGTGGTGGCTCTTGACGAGCTTCTCGACCTGGTCGCACACGCGGTGGAAGTCGTCCGGGGTCCACCGGGTGATGTCGGCGCCGTTGCCCTGCATGAGCAGCGCGAACGACTCGTCGAGCCCGGACAACAGCGTGACCTTGCCCTTGAGGTCGGCCGCCCACAGATCGGACACGTGCTTGATCTCGCGCCCGACCCTGCGCTTGTTGTACGCGATGCCGGTGATGCCGGACTGCCACGGCACGGTGTACTTGCGGCCGGGGTCGAAGTGCGGTGAACGCAGCAGCGGGTCGAGGTACTTGGTGACGTGCGGCTGACGGGCGCGGTCCATCTCCTGGACCCAGCCGAGCGTCACGAACTTGGCGCACATCCAGTCGCTGATGACGATGAGGTCCCGGCCGGTCTTCTGGTGGTTCATCAGGGACGGGCTGATCTTGCCGAAGAACTCGTCGTTGTCGTTGATCTCTTCGGTGTACTTGACGTCGATCCCGGTCTGCTTCTGGAAGGCGTCGAGCGTGGGCCGCTTCGACGGATCGTCGTCGTCCACGTCGATGTAGAGCGGCCAGTTGGCGAAGACGAGCCGCTTGTCGCTGCCGGACCGGTCGGTCGCGGCGCGGTCCCCCGGCGCGACGTAGGCGGCGGGCACACCGCACCCCGAGGCGAGCGCGCCGACCGCGGCGGCCGCGGCGCCACCGCCCAGGGCGCGCATCAGGGACCGGCGGGACAGGGACGGCTTGGGGTTCCTCGGGGTCGCTCGCACCTGTGCAGGATGCACGCGCCCAGCGGGCCCGGACAATGGACGCTGCGTCAAGCCGACGGGGTGAGAGCCGACACACTGTCGATCACCCGGCGCCCGCCGTGCGGCAGCGCTCCCCGGACATGCCACCGCCCCCGCGCGGCCGGAGCCACGCGGGGGCGGACAGAGCGGATCGGTGCCGCTGATCAGCCCTCGATCGACGTCATGACGTGCTTGATGCGCGTGTAGTCGTCGAAGCCGTACGCCGACAGGTCCTTGCCGTAGCCGGACTTCTTGAAGCCGCCGTGGGGCATCTCGGCGACCAGCGGGATGTGGGTGTTGATCCACACACAGCCGAAGTCGAGGATCTTGGACATGCGCATCGCGCGCGCGTGGTCCTTCGTCCAGACGGAGGAGGCCAGCGCGTACTCCACGCCGTTCGCCCACTCGACGGCCTGCGCCTCGTCCGCGAAGGACTGGACGGTGATGACCGGTCCGAAGACCTCGTTCTGGATGATCTCGTCGTCCTGCTTGACGCCCGAGACGACGGTCGGGGCGTAGAAGTAGCCCTTGTCGCCGACGCGGTGGCCGCCGGCCTCGACCTTGGCGTGCGCCGGGAGGCGCTCGATGAAGCCGGTGACCTGGGCGAGCTGGTTCGGGTTGTTGAGGGGCCCGTAGAGCACGTCCTCGTCGTCCGGCTGGCCCGTCTTCGTGTCGGCCGCCGCCTTGGCGAGGGCCTGGACGAACTCGTCGTGGATGGACTCGTGGACGAGGACGCGGGTGGCCGCGGTGCAGTCCTGGCCCGCGTTGAAGAAGCCCGCCACCGAGATGTCCTCGACGGCCTTGGCGATGTCGGTGTCCTCGAAGACGACGACCGGCGCCTTGCCGCCGAGCTCCAGGTGGACGCGCTTGACGTCCTTGGCGGCGGACTCGGCGACCGAGATGCCGGCGCGCACGGAGCCGGTGATGGAGGCCATCGCCGGGGTCTTGTGCTCGACCATCGCGCGGCCGGTCTCGCGGTCACCGCAGATGACGTTGAAGACGCCCTTGGGGACGATGGAGCCGATGATCTCGGCGATCAGGACCGTGGACGCCGGGGTGGTGTCCGACGGCTTCAGGACGACCGTGTTGCCCGCGGCGAGCGCCGGGGCGAACTTCCAAACGGCCATCATCATCGGGTAGTTCCACGGCGCGACCTGGGCGCAGACGCCGATGGGCTCGCGGCGGATGATCGAGGTCAGGCCCTCCATGTACTCGCCGGCCGAGCGGCCCTCGAGCATGCGCGCCGCACCCGCGAAGAAGCGGATCTGGTCGACCATGGGCGGGATTTCCTCGGACCGGGTCAGGCCGGTCGGCTTGCCGGTGTTCTCGACCTCGGCGGCGATGAGCTCCTCGGCCCGCTCCTCGAACGCGTCCGCGATCTTGAGGAGGGCCTTCTGGCGCTCGCTGGGCGTGAGGTCGCGCCAGGCCGGGAACGCGGCCGCGGCGGCGGCCATGGCGGCGTCCACATCGGCGTCGCCGGACAGCGGGGCGGTCGCGTACGCCTCACCGTTGGCCGGGTTGACCACCTCGGTGGTCCGTCCGTCGGCGGCGTCCCGGAACTCACCGTCGATGTAATTGCGCAGACGACGCAGC
The DNA window shown above is from Streptomyces sp. NBC_01445 and carries:
- a CDS encoding ABC transporter permease; the protein is MTTVTDTPAAPAGKTARPPRKRGRLVPYWLLLPGLLWLVVFFALPMVYQASTSIQTGSLEDGFKVTWHFATYWDALADYWPQFLRSVLYAGAATILCLALGYPLAYLIAFRAGRWRNVVLILVIAPFFTSFLIRTLAWKTILSDSGPVVSTLNALHILDVTSWIGMTDGDRVLATPLAVICGLTYNFLPFMILPLYTSLERIDGRLHEAAGDLYASPATTFRKVTFPLSMPGVVSGTLLTFIPAAGDYVNADLLGSTDTRMVGNVIQTQFLRILDYPTAAALSFILMAAILIMVTVYIRRSGTEDLV
- a CDS encoding ABC transporter ATP-binding protein, producing the protein MTTENGGDVRLAGISKTYGSFTAVQPLDLTVPQGSFFALLGASGCGKTTTLRMIAGLEEPSSGTVLLGDQDVTALPPYKRPVNTVFQSYALFPHLDIFENVAFGLRRRGIKSVKKQVGEMLDLVQLGEQARKKPHQLSGGQQQRVAVARALINHPKVLLLDEPLGALDLKLRRQMQLELKRIQTEVGITFIHVTHDQEEAMTMADTVAVMNAGRVEQLGAPADLYENPGSTFVANFLGTSNFIEAEVAGRSGEDLTLKAGDGKLVLPAARCTAATTTGGKVLVGVRPEKISLTHADDAGSIPDGRNRITGRVADSSFIGVSTQYVVDSPLCDAFEVYAQNIERDTRLTPGAEVVLHWNPAHTFGLDAAQDIEAGAAKVEEDAAA
- a CDS encoding polyamine ABC transporter substrate-binding protein, which gives rise to MEQYEPESLSSAQLAAMRRSFRNGRAAMTRRSLLRASAGGALAVGGIGSLSACGIPAASKGQGGVSSEDHSAKEQVVNFSNWTEYIDLSDDEKHRPSLDAFTKRTGIRVKYTEDINDNVEFFGKIKPQLAAGQDTGRDIIVLTDWLASRLIRFGWVQKLDPANLPHAYANLSAQFRSPDWDPGRAYSYPWQGIATVIAYNAKATNGREVTSVSQLLDDPKLKGRVGLLSEMRDSVGMTLLDMGKDPGTFTSDDFDAAIARMQKGVDSKQVRRFTGNDYIADLSKGDLAACLAWAGDIVQLQADNPDVKFHIPDAGYISSTDNMLIPNRARHKTNAEKLMDYYYELPVAAELAAWINYVTPVDGVKPELAKIDKSIANDPLIVPDKTMGAKAHGFRSLTSKEEKAFEEKFAQLTGA
- a CDS encoding gamma-aminobutyraldehyde dehydrogenase; amino-acid sequence: MHNPGNSTRFQAQDRFAEGAQYIAGRLTKGTSGRTHAVVDPATGQDVYTYELAGTEDVDAAVTAAREAFPGWAGATPGERSDAMHRFAGVLAERAEDLAQAESLQCGKPLKLSREFDVPGTVDNTAFFAGAARHLQGQSAGEYSGDHTSYVRREPIGVVGSIAPWNYPLQMAAWKVLPAIAAGNTIVLKPAELTPLTSLLFAQAATEAGIPDGVVNIVTGAGRDAGEHLVGHPDVAMTSFTGSTGVGKRVAEIATSTVKRLHLELGGKAPFVVFDDADLEAAVHGAVAGALINTGQDCTAATRAYVQRPLYDAFVQGVADLMESVRVGDPFAPDTDLGPLISHAQRDRVAGFVDRARSYARVVAGGVIPRGDLEQGAYYRPTLVADAAQDSEIVQAEIFGPVLVVLPFDSDDEGIRLANDTPYGLAASAWTRDVFRANRATRDIKAGCVWVNDHIPILSEMPHGGYKASGFGKDMSAYSFEEYTQIKHVMFDNTAVARKAWHRTIFGD
- a CDS encoding NADAR family protein, yielding MGKIDKLEGNAPIRDRDSLVRAVEAGVRVKYLHFWGHTPRADGTVGASCLSQWWVAPFTVDGVEYATAEHWMMAAKARLFGDAEAERRAVGAAHPSQAKKAGRLVRGFDEDVWARERFGIVVEGSVHKFAAHADLREFLLGTGERSEMGVPPAEGWGSVLVEASPLDRVWGIGLAADAEAAADPRRWRGPNLLGFALMAARERLADRA
- a CDS encoding DUF4190 domain-containing protein produces the protein MSEDTEGREGAESAESIEGGHGSAAAPERGSGDQPGGRVSLGKREPDPWAAPAETGPRDAVPRDAAQGEAGPVAPAPVRPFAPPSHAETQVDPFAAPSAPASPSEPYNPFAPPSPGAATAPGRWSQQPQQPHQAQHPHPHPHAQPPGAPYGMPPGYPAAQAGAPWAPGANPFAPPGEPVPPPPVSPDGPGQMQYGYPAAPYGYNYGYGRHAATGPASMAHGVPGYGWPGMQPQPANGMGVAALTLGIISAAAFILWPIAIIVGILAIIFGAIGRAKASRGEATNRGQALAGLICGIGGLVLALVMMFFVIASSDSSSGSDSSDDSGYSAAL